The following coding sequences are from one Enterococcus sp. 4G2_DIV0659 window:
- a CDS encoding WxL domain-containing protein — MKKNMFIVTVLVISTLLCLSMNDQQVLADTSIDSPGHIKFTEDSGGKVGIKDPEYPQIIVDPGPSPSTAGDLRIDFVPQLDFSTNKISTKGMSLPVNAQLFLDETPARGNFIQVTDERPKALGWSLQMRQEMQFQNMNTANNEIKGAFLSFDKSWANATTDLSQGPVVSKEVIEVNSIGETYTLANAKSGNGSGTWSISFGASENNPFHLENTLIPRVNQKGEAILNSDFANKQIYQNNAITLNIPAATKIDAVDYTTVITWILSELP, encoded by the coding sequence ATGAAAAAGAATATGTTTATTGTCACTGTTCTAGTGATATCGACCTTACTTTGTCTTTCGATGAACGATCAACAGGTATTAGCTGACACAAGTATAGATAGCCCAGGTCATATCAAGTTTACTGAAGATAGCGGAGGAAAAGTCGGGATCAAAGACCCAGAATATCCTCAAATCATCGTTGATCCTGGACCAAGTCCGAGTACAGCAGGTGATTTAAGAATAGATTTTGTTCCGCAATTAGATTTTTCGACAAACAAAATTTCTACTAAAGGGATGAGTTTACCAGTCAATGCTCAATTATTTCTTGATGAAACGCCTGCTCGCGGAAATTTCATTCAAGTAACGGATGAACGTCCAAAAGCATTAGGATGGTCATTACAGATGCGGCAAGAAATGCAGTTTCAGAACATGAATACTGCAAACAACGAGATCAAAGGAGCCTTCCTTTCGTTCGACAAATCGTGGGCAAATGCAACAACTGATTTGTCCCAAGGGCCTGTAGTGTCAAAAGAAGTAATTGAAGTAAATAGTATTGGTGAAACATACACACTTGCAAATGCGAAGTCAGGAAATGGCTCAGGAACATGGTCGATTTCATTTGGAGCATCGGAAAATAATCCCTTTCATTTAGAAAATACCTTAATACCAAGAGTCAATCAAAAAGGTGAGGCTATTCTCAACTCTGATTTTGCAAATAAGCAAATATATCAAAATAATGCAATAACGTTAAATATCCCTGCTGCAACAAAAATCGATGCAGTAGACTATACTACGGTGATAACTTGGATTTTATCCGAGCTACCATAA
- a CDS encoding WxL domain-containing protein, with product MKLTHKLCGAALVAAAGVALAIPNTTKADTMDGKGHIGFTESSGIPTLTDNSTSTDSGGSTGTGSEITSNTTLPVTDPGEFGIISVSPLEFKTHSTLSASQEKFDADLYDNGNNVKTSNFVIYTDKRAEADRAKHKLSAKLTQQFQTTTGTELKGATITYKNIWINDYTNAVQPTGVALEAEVTTTSPVSFVENVKGSENAGYGQHAVMFGETAGKADANKSVTLDIPKAQNASVIAGDYNGVVQWNLEETF from the coding sequence ATGAAATTAACACACAAACTATGCGGAGCAGCTTTAGTAGCTGCTGCAGGAGTAGCTCTAGCAATTCCAAACACAACAAAAGCGGATACTATGGATGGAAAAGGCCATATTGGATTTACAGAATCATCAGGTATCCCAACGTTAACGGACAATAGTACTTCAACTGATTCAGGTGGCTCTACAGGTACTGGTTCAGAAATCACGTCAAACACAACATTACCAGTTACAGATCCAGGTGAATTCGGAATTATTAGTGTATCACCATTAGAATTCAAAACTCACTCAACATTGTCAGCTTCACAAGAAAAATTTGATGCAGATTTATATGACAATGGGAACAACGTGAAAACGTCAAACTTTGTTATTTATACTGACAAACGTGCAGAAGCTGATCGCGCAAAGCACAAATTGAGCGCTAAATTAACACAACAATTCCAAACAACAACTGGTACAGAATTAAAAGGCGCAACAATCACATACAAAAATATTTGGATCAACGACTACACAAATGCAGTTCAACCAACGGGTGTAGCACTAGAAGCAGAGGTAACAACAACTTCTCCAGTATCATTTGTTGAAAATGTTAAAGGTAGTGAAAATGCAGGATATGGTCAACACGCTGTTATGTTTGGCGAAACTGCTGGGAAAGCTGATGCAAATAAATCAGTAACATTAGACATTCCAAAAGCTCAGAATGCATCTGTAATTGCTGGTGACTACAACGGTGTCGTTCAATGGAATTTAGAGGAAACATTCTAA
- a CDS encoding DUF916 and DUF3324 domain-containing protein codes for MKKKLGIWLIALIYIAGMFSFHLSAEASVGFTYKVNQPENQLSKDVGYFDLKMNPGAKQTVTIDLTNESEKEVIAIVSLNSAKTSGTGVIEYGPTEIDNDKSLKYDFKDIVKAPEKVTLPPKTTVPLKLDIAMPEATFDGVVSGGIQLKSEVDEKERAKQKGVINEYAYVIGMLLSETDTVLAPELHLNSVGAGLNNYRNSVFVNFSNTEAVYLEELTMDVQIMKQGSDAVLYDTKKANMRVAPNSMVNFPVSMNGEKMVPGNYKAHILASTKDKKWEWEEEFTITDEEADKYNDEDISLVQEQGINWKIIATIVGGVIALVAVIFMIVRMSLKRKSKKKSRNKKKKK; via the coding sequence ATGAAAAAAAAGCTAGGAATATGGTTAATCGCATTAATATACATAGCAGGAATGTTTTCTTTTCATTTATCTGCGGAAGCAAGTGTAGGTTTTACATATAAAGTGAACCAGCCAGAAAATCAACTAAGTAAGGATGTAGGTTATTTTGATTTAAAGATGAACCCAGGGGCGAAACAAACTGTAACGATTGATTTAACAAATGAGTCTGAGAAAGAAGTAATCGCTATAGTGTCATTAAACAGTGCAAAAACAAGCGGTACAGGTGTGATTGAATATGGACCGACTGAAATTGATAATGATAAATCGTTAAAATATGACTTCAAAGATATCGTGAAAGCACCTGAAAAAGTTACGTTACCACCGAAAACAACAGTGCCATTAAAATTAGATATCGCAATGCCAGAAGCCACTTTTGATGGAGTTGTTTCTGGAGGGATTCAACTAAAAAGTGAGGTTGATGAAAAAGAGCGAGCGAAACAAAAAGGTGTTATCAATGAATATGCTTATGTGATTGGTATGTTGCTCAGTGAGACAGATACTGTTCTTGCTCCAGAACTTCATTTAAATAGTGTAGGGGCAGGATTAAATAATTATCGTAACAGTGTTTTTGTCAATTTTTCCAATACTGAGGCAGTGTACTTAGAAGAATTAACAATGGATGTTCAAATCATGAAACAAGGTTCTGATGCTGTATTATACGATACCAAAAAGGCCAATATGCGCGTTGCCCCAAATAGTATGGTGAACTTTCCTGTATCAATGAACGGTGAAAAGATGGTGCCAGGAAATTATAAGGCACACATTCTGGCAAGTACAAAGGATAAGAAATGGGAATGGGAAGAAGAGTTTACGATTACAGACGAAGAAGCAGATAAATACAACGATGAAGATATTAGCTTAGTACAAGAGCAAGGAATCAATTGGAAAATCATTGCTACGATTGTAGGCGGTGTTATCGCTTTAGTAGCTGTTATATTCATGATTGTTCGAATGAGTCTGAAAAGAAAGAGTAAGAAAAAAAGCAGAAATAAAAAGAAGAAAAAATAG
- the lepB gene encoding signal peptidase I, protein MNKQQGKRKNRTPKKNRKKAALKANKKSISKKSTILYEIGLTLLIFLFLSVLINLYIFQLITFNGYSMVPTLNDQDRLFVYKLAKIKRFDLVYIKDANNEVSTRRVVGLPNEEVVYREDKLYIDNELKAERFLTKKVRTESEEPITENFNLYDLLKTDVVPPNKYFVLGDNREYSKDSRTYGFIDEKDIIGVVKARIFPFHAMKQF, encoded by the coding sequence ATGAACAAACAACAAGGGAAAAGAAAGAACAGAACTCCAAAAAAAAATCGAAAAAAGGCTGCTTTAAAGGCAAATAAAAAATCCATAAGTAAAAAGAGCACTATTTTATATGAGATTGGTTTGACACTGTTGATTTTCTTGTTTTTATCAGTTCTGATCAATCTTTATATTTTTCAACTCATTACATTTAATGGCTATTCCATGGTTCCAACGCTGAATGATCAAGATCGTTTATTCGTCTACAAATTAGCAAAAATAAAAAGATTTGATTTAGTTTACATAAAAGATGCAAATAACGAAGTGAGCACACGCCGGGTAGTGGGTTTACCAAATGAAGAAGTTGTCTACCGAGAAGATAAATTGTATATAGATAATGAATTAAAAGCAGAACGATTTTTAACAAAAAAAGTTAGAACGGAATCGGAAGAGCCAATAACAGAAAATTTTAATCTGTATGATTTACTTAAAACAGATGTTGTACCACCCAATAAGTATTTTGTTTTAGGCGATAATCGAGAATATTCTAAAGATAGTAGAACATATGGCTTTATTGACGAAAAGGATATCATAGGTGTTGTAAAAGCCAGGATATTCCCTTTTCATGCTATGAAGCAGTTTTAG
- the lepB gene encoding signal peptidase I — protein MMSKKNEVKMRSKRKYKKSTPLSKGTNKHSKKKRKRTSKVENKKRSLWNFLRDRNSVVLLLVFIFFIIVQMKFLAHKVDGVSMEPTFHNKDYVLLKKTKKIQRYEIVTFQPKEDKSSSYIKRVIGMPGDYIWIDGNNLFLAYKDSTQQSVEIPKKIENMSDGMIKMTVSNEAASELARYKKIPKGYYFVQGDNRNNSNDSRNFGLVKDEQIEGTFVFRYFPFHKMGVPK, from the coding sequence ATGATGAGTAAAAAAAATGAAGTAAAAATGCGATCAAAGAGGAAATACAAAAAAAGTACCCCTCTTTCTAAAGGAACAAACAAACATAGTAAGAAAAAAAGAAAGAGAACATCTAAAGTAGAAAATAAGAAACGAAGTTTATGGAACTTCTTGCGCGATAGAAATTCAGTTGTTTTATTGCTAGTTTTTATCTTTTTTATCATAGTTCAAATGAAATTTTTGGCACATAAAGTAGATGGTGTATCCATGGAGCCGACATTTCATAATAAAGATTATGTCCTATTGAAGAAGACGAAAAAAATACAACGGTATGAAATTGTGACATTCCAGCCTAAGGAAGATAAATCTTCTTCTTATATTAAAAGGGTGATCGGCATGCCAGGAGATTACATATGGATAGATGGCAATAACTTATTTTTAGCGTACAAAGACAGTACTCAACAATCTGTTGAAATTCCCAAAAAAATTGAAAATATGTCTGACGGTATGATAAAAATGACAGTTTCCAATGAAGCGGCTAGTGAATTGGCGCGATATAAGAAAATTCCAAAAGGCTATTACTTTGTTCAAGGAGACAATCGAAACAATTCAAATGATAGCAGGAACTTTGGCTTAGTGAAAGATGAACAAATAGAAGGAACTTTTGTATTTAGATATTTTCCATTCCATAAGATGGGGGTTCCAAAATAA
- a CDS encoding YfhO family protein: MIRKIKEFGKQHFFFVLLSFSIPVAAMCIAYYNIGIYPGSTTSILASDGFSQYANFHSSFKHVLDGKQSIFYTWSGSLGLNYWALSAYYLNGIFTPLVAFFDNSNMTDTLYYLTLIKFGTIGVSFWIFAHHTFKINRWIVVALSVSYTLMSYAVAYSEVIMWLDTFVYLPLVVLGIHRLMDKRKPTLLFISYLMLFVSNFYMAFMVGVFSFLYFFARSLTNWSTYKKTVWQYLITSFLAGGASMIVILPTVIDLATNGESLSGIGSFFTNDIGAWDLVAKNLVGVYDTSKYKSMPFIYIGLIPLIFSLYYFVNKKFALKDKCIYGSLILIVCASFYINALNLFWHGMHGPYMFLFRFSFLLSFMVILLAGYSLEHFSKEDINGIINVILSLMFLFLVFIFFSNKKRYGLITTESLILTIVLLGAYLLIWLIIAYKPKWERIATAILVVFMVLEAAFNAQQMIIGIKNDWSYLSEESYNANYEDIKRLVSQTEENESFFRMENLNGSSQNDSFRYGYHGVSMFSSIRNRHSSQYINLLGYRSFGTNLLVDYKNNTLLADSLIGMKYNLSSSDSFNKFGYEEVGKSGDFTLYENQYALPLGILTDDEIYEKEAVKNQTELFNHFSGTAGEIYTFGDAPIIASKDVTITETGETIELGETELGHTRTLKFLITVPAGNQGYLSIVPTDLFREGKTNVSVKINGKESGGNSSFVNTGQYHDLGYHKNTTTLEVECSFTGGNQTIEIFRPDAVFLDTKKFAEDVEKIKEQGVDFQIDGRRATANIDSEEAKVLLTTIPYDKGWSAFIDGEKVEVKPFKDAFLSVDIPKGQHTLELVFLPQGFVIGTMLFISCIVLFILYSYWYYKKRGQLSDKETITNA, translated from the coding sequence ATGATTAGGAAGATAAAAGAATTCGGGAAGCAACATTTCTTTTTTGTATTGTTAAGCTTCAGTATTCCAGTAGCGGCGATGTGTATTGCTTATTACAATATAGGCATCTACCCAGGAAGTACTACGTCAATATTAGCATCAGATGGATTTTCTCAATATGCTAATTTTCATTCAAGTTTTAAACATGTTCTAGATGGAAAACAGAGCATATTCTATACATGGTCTGGTTCTTTAGGTTTAAATTACTGGGCATTATCGGCATATTATTTAAACGGTATCTTCACACCTTTAGTTGCTTTTTTTGATAATAGCAATATGACAGATACCTTATATTATTTGACCTTGATAAAATTTGGTACCATCGGTGTATCTTTTTGGATTTTTGCACATCATACATTCAAAATAAATCGTTGGATCGTGGTAGCTCTTAGTGTTAGCTATACATTGATGTCTTATGCTGTTGCTTATTCTGAGGTGATCATGTGGTTGGATACGTTTGTTTATCTTCCTTTAGTTGTTTTAGGTATTCATCGGTTGATGGATAAAAGAAAACCAACGCTACTATTCATAAGTTATCTAATGTTGTTTGTTTCTAATTTTTATATGGCATTTATGGTGGGTGTATTTTCCTTTCTATACTTCTTTGCCCGATCCTTAACCAATTGGTCCACCTATAAAAAAACAGTATGGCAATACTTGATAACATCATTTTTAGCTGGCGGCGCTTCTATGATTGTTATTTTACCCACAGTTATCGACTTAGCTACGAATGGTGAAAGTCTTAGTGGTATCGGTAGTTTCTTCACTAATGATATTGGGGCATGGGATTTGGTCGCAAAAAATTTAGTGGGTGTATATGATACAAGTAAATATAAAAGTATGCCGTTTATTTATATTGGGTTAATTCCGCTGATCTTTAGTCTTTATTATTTTGTAAACAAAAAATTTGCACTGAAAGATAAATGTATTTACGGAAGCCTGATCCTGATTGTATGTGCAAGTTTTTACATTAACGCGCTAAATCTATTTTGGCACGGGATGCATGGACCGTATATGTTTTTATTCAGATTCAGTTTTCTGTTATCGTTTATGGTCATTTTATTGGCTGGCTATAGTCTGGAGCATTTTTCTAAGGAAGATATAAACGGAATTATCAATGTGATTTTATCCTTGATGTTTCTGTTTCTTGTATTTATATTCTTCTCAAATAAAAAACGATATGGTCTGATCACAACCGAATCTTTGATCCTGACGATAGTGTTATTAGGTGCTTATTTACTTATTTGGTTGATCATAGCTTATAAGCCAAAGTGGGAACGGATCGCTACAGCAATACTCGTTGTGTTTATGGTTTTAGAAGCCGCTTTTAATGCACAACAAATGATTATTGGAATAAAAAATGATTGGTCGTATCTTAGCGAAGAATCCTATAATGCTAATTATGAAGATATTAAACGCTTAGTGAGTCAAACCGAAGAAAATGAGTCGTTTTTTAGAATGGAAAATTTAAATGGTTCTTCTCAAAATGATAGCTTTAGATATGGTTATCATGGGGTCTCTATGTTTTCATCTATTCGAAATCGTCATTCCTCTCAATATATAAATCTATTAGGATATCGGTCATTTGGTACAAATTTATTGGTCGATTATAAAAACAATACGCTGTTGGCAGATTCGTTAATAGGAATGAAATATAACCTATCAAGCAGTGATTCTTTTAATAAATTTGGCTATGAAGAAGTTGGAAAAAGTGGCGATTTTACTCTTTATGAAAATCAGTATGCATTGCCATTGGGGATTTTGACCGATGATGAAATTTACGAAAAAGAGGCAGTGAAAAACCAAACAGAGTTATTTAATCATTTTTCCGGAACTGCTGGGGAAATCTACACTTTTGGTGATGCGCCAATTATTGCTTCAAAAGACGTTACGATCACTGAAACGGGTGAAACGATTGAATTAGGAGAAACGGAACTAGGGCATACAAGAACGTTGAAATTTTTGATTACTGTTCCGGCTGGCAATCAAGGATACCTTAGTATCGTGCCAACTGATTTATTCAGAGAAGGAAAAACCAATGTTTCGGTGAAAATCAATGGTAAAGAAAGTGGAGGCAACAGCTCATTTGTCAATACAGGTCAATACCATGATTTAGGTTATCACAAAAATACAACAACGCTTGAAGTTGAATGTAGCTTTACTGGCGGGAATCAGACAATTGAAATTTTCAGACCAGACGCCGTTTTTTTAGATACGAAAAAATTTGCTGAAGACGTGGAAAAAATCAAAGAACAGGGTGTGGATTTCCAAATCGACGGTAGACGAGCAACGGCTAACATTGATTCTGAAGAAGCTAAAGTTCTACTGACAACAATACCTTATGATAAAGGCTGGTCAGCATTTATTGATGGAGAAAAAGTAGAAGTTAAACCCTTCAAAGATGCATTTTTATCTGTTGATATTCCAAAAGGACAGCATACGTTGGAATTGGTATTTTTACCACAAGGATTTGTGATAGGAACAATGTTATTTATCAGCTGTATCGTTCTCTTTATTCTTTA